A genomic stretch from Nitrobacter winogradskyi Nb-255 includes:
- a CDS encoding DUF2958 domain-containing protein, giving the protein MILLTDDLRERLLANGRDRGADHVPVVKFFNPLGQGIWLASELDADGDTLFGLADLGFPELGSFSLEELASIVLPFGMGIERDILFTGDFPISVWAEAAREAGSIRAAERILYRAASPRRDGA; this is encoded by the coding sequence ATGATCCTCCTGACAGACGACCTCCGCGAACGCCTGCTCGCCAACGGCCGCGATCGCGGCGCCGATCATGTGCCCGTTGTCAAGTTCTTCAACCCGCTGGGCCAAGGCATCTGGCTCGCTTCCGAGCTGGACGCGGATGGCGATACCCTCTTCGGCCTCGCCGATCTCGGTTTTCCCGAGCTCGGCAGTTTCTCGCTCGAGGAACTCGCTTCGATTGTCCTGCCCTTCGGCATGGGGATCGAGCGCGACATCCTTTTCACCGGCGACTTTCCGATCTCGGTCTGGGCGGAGGCCGCCCGCGAGGCGGGAAGCATCCGGGCGGCCGAGCGCATCCTCTACCGGGCGGCTTCGCCTCGACGTGATGGCGCGTGA